A single window of Nicotiana sylvestris chromosome 3, ASM39365v2, whole genome shotgun sequence DNA harbors:
- the LOC138887034 gene encoding uncharacterized protein, with protein sequence MDPLKYSFQKPMPTGKLEKWQILLNELDIVYVTQNAVKGQALTDNLAKNPVGGEYKPLQTYFPNKEVSFVGEDITEIYDGWRMFFDGAAILKEWRFTKIEFKRVLRIQNEFANVLATLSSMIQHPDKNLIDLIPVGIHNQPAYCTHVEEETYGNPWFHDIKEYLAKGEYPEHANLLRNAYSEDYPTISSKIEATSYKAVTKKVVVDFVRDRIVCRFGVLESIITNNVANLNSDLMKGMCETFKIKYKNFTAYMPQMNGTMEAANKNIKKILRKMVDNHKKWHEKLPFALLGYCTIVYTSTEATPYMLVYGTEAVISAEVEIPSLRIIQEAELSDAEWIRSRYEQLALIYRKRMNMVCHGQLY encoded by the exons atggatcctctgaaataTAGTTTTCAAAAACCCATGCCTACAGGGAAACTAGAaaaatggcagatactgttaaaTGAATTGGATattgtctatgtaactcagaatgCGGTCAAGGGACAGGCGTTAACAGATAATCTTGCAAAAAATCCTGTAGGAGGAGAATATAAACCATTGCAAACGTATTTTCCTAAtaaagaagtatcatttgtaggagaagatatCACCGAAATTtacgatggttggagaatgttctttgacggggctgcaaTTTTAAAGGAGTGG aggttcacaaagatagagttcaaACGTGTTCtgagaatccagaatgagttcgcaaATGTGCTGGCCACTTTGTCCTCCATGATACAGCACCCGGACAAGAATTTAATCGACCTAATTCCAGTGggaatccataatcagccagcttattgtacTCATGTTGAAGAGGAAACATATGGGAATCcctggttccatgatatcaaggaatacttggcaaaaggagaatacccagagcatgcaaatctactcagaaatgcatactccgaagattatccaaccatttcttccaaa aTTGAGGCTACATCTTACaaggctgtaaccaagaaagttgtcgtAGATTTTGTCAGGGaccgtattgtttgccgattcggggtGCTAGAATCCATCATCACCAACAATGttgccaacctcaatagtgacttaATGAAGggtatgtgtgaaactttcaaaatcaagtatAAGAATTTTACAGcatacatgcctcaaatgaatggaacTATGGAGgctgccaataagaatatcaagaagattctAAGAAAAATGGTGGACAATCACAAGAAATGGCACGAGAAACTACCATTTGCCTTATTGGGGTATTGTACCATAGTCTACACCTCAACCgaagcaactccctacatgttggtctaCGGTACTGAAGCTGTCATTTCCGCCGAGgttgaaattccttccttaagaattatacaagaagctgaactcagtgatgcagaatggataagaagtcgctatgaacaattggctctTATTTATAGGAAAAGAATGAATATggtatgccatggtcaactttattag